A section of the Halalkalicoccus tibetensis genome encodes:
- a CDS encoding helix-turn-helix domain-containing protein has protein sequence MSEDTDGKPGPKPKVTPPDVLKLFEEREDRAEPLTASEVADALNCSRRTVGRKFEQLLEQGDVDSKKVGGRSRVYWVPIRPGE, from the coding sequence ATGAGCGAGGACACCGACGGGAAGCCCGGCCCGAAGCCGAAGGTCACGCCGCCCGACGTGCTCAAGTTGTTTGAGGAGCGGGAGGACCGCGCCGAGCCGCTGACGGCGAGCGAGGTAGCCGACGCGCTCAACTGCTCACGTCGAACAGTCGGGCGCAAGTTCGAGCAGCTGCTTGAGCAGGGCGACGTCGACTCGAAGAAGGTCGGCGGGCGCTCGCGCGTCTACTGGGTCCCTATCCGGCCGGGCGAGTAA